The following is a genomic window from Salvelinus fontinalis isolate EN_2023a chromosome 11, ASM2944872v1, whole genome shotgun sequence.
aacatattttttattgttgttttatATCCCTCGAGTGTGTTAGATCATTCATTATTGTTGGTTGGTACACTACACACATCTGCATTCCTGCCAGGATGCAGAGGGAAATGTGATAGTTCTGGTTTTGGTTTTGGTTTCATTTCCTGGAATATGAAAACGTAACTGTGGGTGGAGTTTTAGTCTGTGTCATATCTTTATAACCAGTATAACCTGCCCCTTGAGCCACAACCCTGTTAACTTGCTTTATGTATTTTAACCTTGACCAAGACAGAATAGCACACTGAGTGATACATTATAATGGCAGCCAGCTTGTCTCTCCTGGAGAAACACCTCTCTTGTCCCGTGTGTAGTGACATATTCAGCAACCCTGTCGTCCTCAAATGCAGCCACAGCTTCTGTGAGGAGTGTCTTCAGAAATACTGGAAGGATATGGACAATCTGCTGTGTCCTGTATGCAGTAAAGAGTGTTCAATTGAGCAACCAAGCCAAAGTTTGGTCTTAAAGAGTCTCTGTGAATCGTTccagagagggagtgaaaacgAGAAAGGATCTCAGGATATCTGCCAGCAGCACAGAGAGAAACTCAAACTCTTCTGTTTTGATGACAAGCAGCCCATATGTGTTGTCTGTCACATATCAAAGAAACATAAAGGCCATGACTGCTGTCCCATTGAGGAGGCTCTGCCTGATTTGAAGGTCAGTTTGTGAAAGTATCTGTTCCCTTTGCTTTTATTTTAACTGGTCATTTCAATGTCATTATGCGACTGAGTAGAGAGTGACTGGCTGGATTAAAGGCTGGTTTGGTTTTTACCAGGTTTACAATAATCCCTTTTAATTTATCTTTAGAGTGAAATCCAGCGTGTGAGTTCCACTTTGAAGAAGGAATTAGAAAACATGAACACAGCTAGGATGTGCCATTCAACCTGGGAGGCGCATATACAGGTATCTGTcattaaaaaaatgtgtttttaaatATGGAAACATTTGAGCGGTGTTCAAGTTTAATCTTGTCTATTAGGGTCAAGCCCAGTGTGGAGAGGAGCAGATAAGGGAGGAGTTTAAGAAACTCCACCAGTTCCTGGAAGATGAAGAGACAGCCAGGATAGCTGCCCTGAGAAAGGAGGAGCAACAGAAATGTCAAGTGATGCGAAAAAGAGCTGAGCCTTTGACCAAGCAGATTTCAACCCTAATAGAGACTATTCAGATGATCAAGGACATGGATGTTGACACTATCACATTCCTTCAGGTAAGGGTAAagattttttaaattacaaaGATGTAAATTCCCAACATGAGCTCATGAACTCACTGCAAAAACTGATGTTCGTCCAAAAGACGCAAGCGTCACACTGCTAGGCTGCAGTCAAATGTCGTAAAACGCCTTGAAATTCTCAACCAGGTCGGAAATTGCTGGTGAATAATTTCACAACTGTAAATCATTTATTCCTCTGTGAGTTTTTTTTCAATTATCTCAGTGTCATCTGATATAACATAGTGACATATGTCCTTCTTTTTGTAGAATTACAAGGTCATACTTAATAGGTATGTTGTAAATTAAGTCCCATTTCATCCCTACTAAATACATGTTACGCTCCATTTACAACAGCACTGATGTTTATTATTCCCATAGAGCCGAATCCACAGCAACAGACACTGCAGATGCTGAGATAGTGTCAGGAGCATTCATTGACATAGCCAAGCATGTGGGATCTCTGAAATTCAAGGTCTGGAAGAAGATGCTTGGGATCGTTTACTATAGTAAGTCCAAGTTTTTcacaaatgttgttttttaataTCTTGACTATCTTACTGTAGCAAATAAGGCCACAATACTTtggaaatacatgtattttttcaaTTGTTATTTGAAATGGTTTTATCtcccaacacacccacacacttcaGTATTAAAGTACAATATTAAAGTACAAGGAACTTTCCCCTTAAGCTTCGGTGACCATGGATCCAAACACAGTGTCTGCAAGGCTCATACTGACTCAtgacctgaccactgtgacataCATTGAGGAGaggcagaaccttccagaaaatCCTGAGAGGCTAAAAATGGGAGTGTTGGGTTCTGAAGGTTACAGTAAAGGCAGACATTTTTGGGATGTAGAGGTAGGAGAAAGTGATAACTGGACCCTGGGAGTAGCCAAAGAGTCAATTGTGCGCAACAAGCCACTCAAAATGGAGCCTCAGAGCGGATTGTGGAGCATCAGATATATTAGTGGGAAATACAG
Proteins encoded in this region:
- the LOC129865081 gene encoding E3 ubiquitin-protein ligase TRIM39-like — encoded protein: MAASLSLLEKHLSCPVCSDIFSNPVVLKCSHSFCEECLQKYWKDMDNLLCPVCSKECSIEQPSQSLVLKSLCESFQRGSENEKGSQDICQQHREKLKLFCFDDKQPICVVCHISKKHKGHDCCPIEEALPDLKSEIQRVSSTLKKELENMNTARMCHSTWEAHIQGQAQCGEEQIREEFKKLHQFLEDEETARIAALRKEEQQKCQVMRKRAEPLTKQISTLIETIQMIKDMDVDTITFLQNYKVILNRAESTATDTADAEIVSGAFIDIAKHVGSLKFKVWKKMLGIVYYTSVTMDPNTVSARLILTHDLTTVTYIEERQNLPENPERLKMGVLGSEGYSKGRHFWDVEVGESDNWTLGVAKESIVRNKPLKMEPQSGLWSIRYISGKYRVCVKPRIQIKLDESPRVIRVRLDCDQGELTFSDPTKSTILYTFNDTFTEKVFPYFYSTNQFVPLRLLSVSPNFGQNINMSGDRLPGL